The genomic window TCTTTCAAAACGGTGATGAATTCGATATCATTGGTATTTAAAAAATTCAGCGGGTTTTTTGCCTGTACATTTCCCAGTCCTACGTTCGGGCTTTGGGCACTTACCGGATCATTGTTCAATGGAACACCGTCTACTACGAACAAAGGCGTACTTCCGCTTCTGATGGATCCGATCCCCCGGATGGAAACATTCACTCCGGCTCCCGGTTCACCGCTTGTCTGCACGATCCGAACCCCGGCTACTTTACCCTGCATGAGATTGTCCACAGAAATGTTCATTCCTTCTTTGAAATTTTCCGCTTTCAGCTGGCTGATGGCTCCGGTTAGATCCGATTTTTTCTGCGAACCGTATCCCACTAAGGTTACTTCTTCAATGGAAGTTGCAGTTTTTTTAGATTTCAGGCTGATGGAAACCGTCGGGCCTGAAATTTTTACCATCTGCGCGGCATATCCGTCATAGGAAACGGATAACGTCTGCCCGATTCCTGCCGAAACCGTAAAATTTCCGGAGGCATCTGTGGTTACGGTTTCTCCCGTTTCCACTACGGTTACTTTCGCCCCTTCTATGGCGGAGCCGTCCTGATCCGATACATTTCCGGTAATCGTTTCATTCGCCTGCGAGGCGACTGCATAACGCGCCGGAAGCTTTTCTGCATGAACCTGATGGCCCACCAGGAAAATCAGGGCGATCGGAATTAGTTTTTTAAACGTAAAAGAATTAATTTTGTGGTACATATCATTAAGTAAAGTAATTACATGACGTTACCTTGCTTGATAAAAGCCGCTGTTGTTGCCGCAACAGTGGTTTTCATTTCAGGCCGTCGTTAGTTTTATTTCGGGGTACAAAGTAAAAACGTTTAAGCGGAAATGATTTTAACCTAATATTATCTTAAAATCAAATAAATATAAATGTTCGTTTTCGGGACGATACCATCCCATTCATCATCAAACACTTACAAACAGGGCATTTTATCCATTTACATAACCTTAAAAAAGACTTAACATACTGTATAAGTACGGTCGCACAAAGACTCGTTAATTTCGCTGAATCAATTTGAATTCATGAAAAAGGCAGTTTTTTTAGTCATGTCCCTCGCCCCGTTCTCACTTTTCTGGTCGCAGGTGCAGCCACTTGATGATCTTAAAATAAATGAGATCCAGGTAATCGGCTCTCACAATTCCTATAAAAAGACCCTCCTTCCTGAGGTGTATGAATACCTTTCGAAAAGGGATTCCCAGAATCTTCTCCCGAGGATCCAGTATGAGCACATCCCGATTCCCCGGCAGCTGGACCTCGGGCTCCGCAATCTTGAAATTGATGTCTACGCCGACAGCAAAGGCGGAAAATATGCCCACCCGAAAATTCTGGACCTGGTAAAAACCGCACAGCCTTTCGATCCGGAAGGAAAGATGAAAAAGCCGGGCTACAAAATGATCCATATTACGGATATCGATTACCAGACCCAATATTATACGCTGGAAGACTGCCTCAAGGATCTGAAAAAGTGGTCGGATGCCCACCCTGATCACGACCCGATTTTCATTACGCTGGAACCAAAAGATGGCAATGCCAACGCGTACGGTACCGAACCGGAACATTATACGGCCGAACTGTTTAACGACCTGGATGCCGAACTTGTAAAATATTTAGGGAAAAATAAAATCATCACGCCCGATGAGATCCGTGGCTCCTATCCTACCCTGAATGCAGCGGTTTTAAACAGAAACTGGCCGAAAGTACAAGAGGCAAAGGGCAAATTCCTGTTCGTGCTCGACAACAACGGCGAAAACCGGGACCTCTATATCAAAGGCCATCCGTCGCTGAAAGGAAGAATGATCTTTACCAATTCGGCTCCGGGAACTGCTGAAGCGGCGGTTTTATTCCGCAATGATCCGGGTCCCGAAATTACCGGGCTGATAAAACAAGGATACATTGTCCGGACGCGGGCGGATGCCGATACCATGGAAGCGAGAAAAGAGGATTACTCCAGGTTTGAAAAGGCAAAAGCAAGCGGGGCACAGATCATCACAACCGATTATTATCAGCCGAGCACGTTGTTTAAGTCAAACTATAAAATCAGTTTTGATCACCGTACCTATGAACGGAAAAATCCTGTAACCGGAAAATAGAACATTTTTTACGATTAGATTTATAAAGGAAAAGGCTGCCGGTTACCGGTGGTCTTTTCTGATTTTTAAATACAAATGACAAAAATATTTTCACAAATAACACGGGAAATTTATCCGGATTCAGATATGACTTTTTGATTTTGACATGATGCTTTTTAAACACAAATGACCCAAATTTTTTCGCGAATAATACAAGGAAATTAAATGCAGAGTGCGAAACCTGTAGGAACTTAACTATAATTTTCTGATCTCCTGCTTTTTCAGATCGATGATAAAGTGATCTGCCGGATCTCCGGAGGACAGGAGGGAAAGGATATGAAACAGGGATTTCACCTGCAAAGCAAACGGATCCTGCGGACGGCTTTTCTCATAGAATGCTTCAAGGGTACGGTATTGCTGTAATCTTTCTTTCGGAATGTTCTTTCTGGCCAGCTCATCCGCCGACTGGAATTTATACAGATCGAGCAACACTTCTTCAGCCTTCCATTTTCTGAATCCTTCGGTGCTGATTCCGTTTTCTCTCCACTGCTTTTCAGGCTGAATCAGCAGCAACAGGTTTTCCCCATTCATTTTTTTTAATTTCTGAATGAAATCCTGCGGCCATTCGCCGGGAATCATCCGTAGGCGGACCAGCTCTTTCAGATGAAACAGCATAAAATCGTGATAGGATTTGGTTTTCAGGATGTCTTTATTCCAGAGGATTTTTGTTTTGTCTTTCTGTAAAGCCTCGTATTCTTTTTCGTAAAGCGGGAAAAGTTCATCAAAATCCGGAACTTGATCTACGGTTTCCGTCGTTACTTCCAGTTGATCCGGGGAGTTGACGGTCAGGATTTTATACGCCGGAAGGTAGGCAGCCAGGGAAGGTACCTGAACATTCACCAGCATATGGTCGCCGAATTTCCGGATGCCCGTATCGTTGATGTGCATATGCCCGGCAAAATGAACCGTCAGCCCTGCCTCTGCAAAGGCTTTGGCCACTTCTTCTTCCGGAACCCGTTCCAACTGCCATTTCTTCTCACCCAACAGGCTTTTGATTTCACCGGTGGCCCCGTCATTGAAATCGATCATCGGATAATGGGTAAAGGCAATTACTGTTTTACCGTTCCGTCTGGCTTCGGCGGTAACCTTTTTTACCCAGTTGATGAGGTGTTTTTTATGGGTTAAGACGTTATTGTACCCAATGCCTGCGCCTTTGTAATTGGAGGGGTTTCCGGGGTTTTCGTTCAGGTTTTTCGGGATGTAGGTGTTTCCGTCGATGGCCATCAGCCAGACTCCTTTTACCGGTTCAACCACATAACTCAGGTCGGGAACGGTGAATCTTTCTGCCACGTCATACATCCTTTTCGAATAGTCGGCGTCCTGTACTGCCTTTTCGTATGAATATCCGTTCTCCGGATTGAAACCGAAAGGCGTGCTCCAGAACACATCTTTCTTTTTCGGATAAAACCCGAAGTCTTTCAGTTCGTGCAGGATTTCCAGATACCCGGATTCGGCAATGTCCCGGGTAATGATTTCAGGATGGGTTTTCCCGATATTTTCCCGGCTGTAAATTCCCAGGAGATTTCCATCCTGCCCCAGAAAATCGTCCTTTCCGGCTTCCTGGCGGAACGGACCTACCGGATCGTGGTTTCCGGTGGTGAGGTAAAAATCAATGCCGTACTGCTGATGGTACCGGTCGAGGATCCGGTGCAGCCCGCGGATGTTGTAGGCCTGCCCGTCATCTGAAAAATCACCGGGCATCGCTACGATCTTAATTCCTTTTGCCGCAATATTGTCCAGTGCTTTCAGGAAAGCGAAATAGTTTTCGTTAAAAATTCGGGTCGAGTGCAGCTGCGAATCCATGGTCCTGAGGATCGTGGGTTTTCCCGTTCCGGGATTGGTAATTCCTTTAAAATCATTGTCTGAAAAGCTTCCGTACAGATCCTGGAAATGCACATCCGAAAGGAAAGCGATCCGTACCGGTTTTTGTTGCGCCGGAAACAGGGAAAAAGCCAGCACTAAAAATGAGAATATTCCTTTATTCATCCTAAAAAAAGACGAAAGTAAAGGAATATCCGGTGAATTGTTTTACGTAAAGTTTAAATCATTGTAAAGAAATTTAATTCTCGGCCAGTTCAGCTAAAGCATTTTCGCCGCCATAAGTTTCAACAATGTATTCGGTAGCTACTTTTAAGGTCTTTCCGTTTTCCGGATGTTCCCCATAATTAGTGAAAAATTCTACATGATTATCGCTCTTGTCATACCAAACTTTACCCTTCGCATTTTCGATTGTAAGCGTGTCCGGTCGCGTTATTTTTTTCTGATGTACAAATTTAGTGGGATCCATGGGAACCACATCAGTCTGAGGATTTATATAACTGCTGTCACTGGCTATGTAGCGGTCTTTATCCCAATACATATAAGGTTTTTCAATGGCCGGAGGTGCCCAAATTGACGTAAAGCCAAAAATTCTTTTTGGGCCTTTAGAAAATACCACGCCGCCTGTCACGAGAAGTAATACAAAAGCCATTTCTACGATTCCCGGTCCATTCTTTTTGAGGAAATCAGGCATTGTAAAAATAGGCTTATTGATTATAGTAATCATAATTTTAGAAATCGCTTGCTGAATCGTGTGTTCAATGGTTTTCCACCCAGCACAATATTCTCTAAAATTGTCATATCCTACATACCTGCTTAGATTATCCAAAATTGGCGTTTTTATTTTGTAATCTACATCATTCTCAACGATTGCCTTGTAGTAGTTCTCAAATGATTTATAACTCAGCGGTTCGAAATGATCTTCTAAAGTTCTCTCTAAATGTAAGAGAATTCCATTAAATGAAGTTTCTGTAGTTGTACTAGAAGCTTTTTCATAAACTTCCTCTAATAGTCTCTTTCTCTCGGGTAAAAATTTTGACATATGTATGATTATTATTAATTCGAAATTATAAAGAATTCAATCAACATCATTACGGTTTTCCGCATATCTCACCGAAAAAAACTTTCCAAAAACTTTCCAAAAACTTTCTAACCCTTGCCTTTCCATTCGCCGTTACTTTGCCATAGAAATCAGTGAGAAACAAACAATTAAAACAAAAGACAAAACCAAAGTTACGAAACTGATTTCAAAAACTACCAGATAAAACGGAAGAAAATATCCGGGTTGGGAAGCAGATGTTTCTCTTCCGTTTTTGAAGGTTCACTTCCCAAAAAATTTAAGAAGCGCTTCGAAATTTTTCACGTGTAAAACTATCTGCGATCTGTTTCGCAGGGAAGAGCACGAATGCCTCAACAATTAAATTTTTTGACAATGATCGAATTCATTTTGATGCTATTAGGATTAGCATTCGGACACAATAATGCCAATACACAATCATGCAACAGCGATAATAATAACGGAACAGTAACCGTTCAAACCACCAATCCGGGAACGACTGATCCGGGAACAGGAATAGATCCAGGAACCGGAGGGTCAGGTGGAGATACGGGAGGTGAAACAGGACCAACACTACCTCCTAAAAAATAATAAACAAATGAATCCGTCTTAAATTATTAAGGCGGATTTTTATTTATTGTCATTAATATTCATTTATTTATAAAATAATTTTAATAATAAATGATTTAATTACAATACAAATTCTTTTATTAATTTAGTGAAATGATAAAATATTTATTAATTATTATGTTTTTTCTGGTTTCTTGTAAAAAGGAAAAACAGCAAAGTTTTGATACAATTAATGGAGATAAATTTTATGACGAAGGAATTTTATTACTTCAAAAAAATAATATTGAAGCATATAAAAAATTCCAACAAGCAATTAATTATTATAAGAAACAAAAAGATAATTCAAATATCTCTAAGAGTTTAATTTGTCAAGCAATTGCTCAACAAGGAAGTGGTGACATATTTGGAGCTGAAGCAACTTTAGTAGAAGCTTTAAAAATAATAAAAGATAACGATGAAAGCCTTTATTCTATTTATGATACATTGGGCAACTTAAAATTAGATCAAAAAGAATATGAACAAGCTCTTAAATGGTATAATAAGGCATTGTCAGAAAATACTATTCCTGAAACATCACGAATCAATATTTTAAGTAATAAATCTGTAGCAGCGTTTAAATTAAAACGCTATGATGAAGCGTTAGACATTTTATCAAAAATAGATCTTACTAAAGATCTTGATTTAAAATTAAAAAATAGAATAAGAGATAATATTGAATATATAAAATGGTTAAAAAATAAAAATTATCCTGCTCAAAGAAATATCGAGGCAATCGCAGGACTAAAACAAAAGAATTCTGATTTTTGGGGCCTAAATTCAACATATGCACATTTATCAGATATCTATAAAAATATAGATAATGAAAAATCTCTTTTTTACGCAAAAAAGATGTATGAAACAGCAACAAAAATCAAAAGCCCAGATGACAAATTAGAATCTATTGAAAGATTAATAATATTGGATAGCCCTGTAAATTCAAAAAATTATTTTAATCAATATAAAAAACTTTCAGACAGTATCCAATCTAGTAGAAATGATTATAGAACTAGATTTTCTTTTATAAAATATGATAGTGAAAGAAAAGAATTAGACAATGCACAAAAAGAATTAAAAATTTCAAGACAATACTTTTTCCTAGGTCTTTTAGGATTAGCAATTATTATATTAATCATCTGGTATACCAAACGACAAAAGCAACTAAAACAGGAAAAAGAACTCGAAGTCAAAAACACCCAGCTTAAAATGTCCAAAAGGGTTCATGACGTGGTCGCGAACGGGATTTACCAGGTGATGGCGAAGATTGAGAACCAGAAAGATTTTGACCGGGATAAGGCGCTGGACGAACTGGAATTTGTGTATGAAAAGTCGAGGGATCTTTCGTATGAGAAAGCCGGGGAGGAAAAAGAGTTCAGCCAGGAAATTTCAGAGCTTATCGCCGGATTTAATAATGCAACGGTGAAAACCTTTACGGCAGGCAATGATCCTTCAGTCTGGGAAAAAGTATCTCCGGCCGTGAAAGAAGAAGTCTACCAGATGGTCCGTGAACTGATGGTGAATATGAAAAAGCACAGCCAGGCCAGCCATGTGGCGGTTAAATTTGAAAAAACCGGTGAAACCGTTGAAATCCAGTACAAAGACAATGGTGTAGGGATTTCCGGGGATCTTATTTATAAAAATGGCTTACGGAATACGGCTTCCCGTATTGAAGCGATCGGCGGGACGATTACTTTTGACACAAAAATTGAAAAAGGGTTGAAAGTGAATCTCTCCTTCCCTGCTTCGTAACCGTTTTGTTATGTTTAAAAAAGTATTAATTGTTGAAGACCAGGAAGTCGCCAACCTGGGCATTCTACGGAACCTGGAAGAATTATCGATTCCCCATTGTGAATTTGCAACCCATTGTGATGAAGCCCTGCAAAGGCTGAAAACCTCAGCCACAGAAAATAAGCCGTACGACCTGCTGATCGCCGACCTTTCTTTTGAAAAAGACCATGTCCGCCAACACCTGAAAAACGGACAGGAACTGATCCGGGAAGCCAGAAAGGTCCAGCCCGAACTTAAAGTCGTGGTGTTTTCCGTAGAAAAGCGGGCAAGGATCATAGACGATCTTTATAAAACTTACCGCATCGACGGGTTTGTAAGCAAGTCCAGA from Chryseobacterium sp. SORGH_AS_0447 includes these protein-coding regions:
- a CDS encoding metallophosphoesterase; translation: MNKGIFSFLVLAFSLFPAQQKPVRIAFLSDVHFQDLYGSFSDNDFKGITNPGTGKPTILRTMDSQLHSTRIFNENYFAFLKALDNIAAKGIKIVAMPGDFSDDGQAYNIRGLHRILDRYHQQYGIDFYLTTGNHDPVGPFRQEAGKDDFLGQDGNLLGIYSRENIGKTHPEIITRDIAESGYLEILHELKDFGFYPKKKDVFWSTPFGFNPENGYSYEKAVQDADYSKRMYDVAERFTVPDLSYVVEPVKGVWLMAIDGNTYIPKNLNENPGNPSNYKGAGIGYNNVLTHKKHLINWVKKVTAEARRNGKTVIAFTHYPMIDFNDGATGEIKSLLGEKKWQLERVPEEEVAKAFAEAGLTVHFAGHMHINDTGIRKFGDHMLVNVQVPSLAAYLPAYKILTVNSPDQLEVTTETVDQVPDFDELFPLYEKEYEALQKDKTKILWNKDILKTKSYHDFMLFHLKELVRLRMIPGEWPQDFIQKLKKMNGENLLLLIQPEKQWRENGISTEGFRKWKAEEVLLDLYKFQSADELARKNIPKERLQQYRTLEAFYEKSRPQDPFALQVKSLFHILSLLSSGDPADHFIIDLKKQEIRKL
- a CDS encoding phosphatidylinositol-specific phospholipase C1-like protein, whose amino-acid sequence is MKKAVFLVMSLAPFSLFWSQVQPLDDLKINEIQVIGSHNSYKKTLLPEVYEYLSKRDSQNLLPRIQYEHIPIPRQLDLGLRNLEIDVYADSKGGKYAHPKILDLVKTAQPFDPEGKMKKPGYKMIHITDIDYQTQYYTLEDCLKDLKKWSDAHPDHDPIFITLEPKDGNANAYGTEPEHYTAELFNDLDAELVKYLGKNKIITPDEIRGSYPTLNAAVLNRNWPKVQEAKGKFLFVLDNNGENRDLYIKGHPSLKGRMIFTNSAPGTAEAAVLFRNDPGPEITGLIKQGYIVRTRADADTMEARKEDYSRFEKAKASGAQIITTDYYQPSTLFKSNYKISFDHRTYERKNPVTGK
- a CDS encoding ATP-binding protein; the encoded protein is MIKYLLIIMFFLVSCKKEKQQSFDTINGDKFYDEGILLLQKNNIEAYKKFQQAINYYKKQKDNSNISKSLICQAIAQQGSGDIFGAEATLVEALKIIKDNDESLYSIYDTLGNLKLDQKEYEQALKWYNKALSENTIPETSRINILSNKSVAAFKLKRYDEALDILSKIDLTKDLDLKLKNRIRDNIEYIKWLKNKNYPAQRNIEAIAGLKQKNSDFWGLNSTYAHLSDIYKNIDNEKSLFYAKKMYETATKIKSPDDKLESIERLIILDSPVNSKNYFNQYKKLSDSIQSSRNDYRTRFSFIKYDSERKELDNAQKELKISRQYFFLGLLGLAIIILIIWYTKRQKQLKQEKELEVKNTQLKMSKRVHDVVANGIYQVMAKIENQKDFDRDKALDELEFVYEKSRDLSYEKAGEEKEFSQEISELIAGFNNATVKTFTAGNDPSVWEKVSPAVKEEVYQMVRELMVNMKKHSQASHVAVKFEKTGETVEIQYKDNGVGISGDLIYKNGLRNTASRIEAIGGTITFDTKIEKGLKVNLSFPAS
- a CDS encoding response regulator, giving the protein MFKKVLIVEDQEVANLGILRNLEELSIPHCEFATHCDEALQRLKTSATENKPYDLLIADLSFEKDHVRQHLKNGQELIREARKVQPELKVVVFSVEKRARIIDDLYKTYRIDGFVSKSRNDGKELRNTIRKVFEGETVMSQEILNAIRNIPFALDAYDLKLLELLAKGSKQHEIQAYLKEHQMQPYSIRSIEKRLNELRDSFGAKNNIEMIVICKDIGLI